The genomic region CGAGGGGAGGAACTCCGGATAAAAATTATTGAACATGTACCTGGGCCATTAAAAAAATATATCAACCGTCTTTCCGATGCTACGGGAGACACCTTGTATGCCATCTATTATGTCCAGATTGTCATCGCGGTGCTTACGTTCTTCATTGCAATCCCGGTTTTTTACCTGCTCGGGTATGGCGACATCATCTTTTATTCATATTTTGCTGCATTCTGTGAACTGATCCCTATTATCGGATCATCCGTTGCGTTTGTCCTTATCGGTGCCTATGCACTCTCAATTGGGGATACCCGTGGTGTGTTGATCCTCTTTTTCCTTGGGTACCTGATCGTTTCTCTTGTTCCTGAGGTTTATGTCCGCCCGGTCCTTGTCGGCAGGAGAGTGAAAATCCACCCGGTGATCATGTTCATCGGTATAATCGGGGGACTTCTCACTATGGGGCTTGCTGGTTTTGTCTTAGGGCCGCTGATCATTGTGCTTCTTATCACCAGTTACCGGATGTACACGGAAGAAAGGAAAGAACGCGGCTTGTCCTCATTTGCTGATGACCCGTAGTCAACCGGAGAACATGTCTTTATTTAATTAAAAGGAAAGGATTATACCCTATTTCCGACGACTGGTAATAACGAATGGCGAGCACTTCTTTTTCCATGCATGGAGTCGTCAAGTCACTGGGGCTTGTGTTTGGCGATATCGGTACCAGTCCGATTTATGCGCTGACTGCTATTTTTTTCCTCATTCCCCCGACACCGCAGAACATCATGGGAATTCTCTCGCTGATTATCTGGACACTGATCACGCTTGTCACTGTCCAGTATACCTATCTCGCCATGCACCTTGGTAAAAAAGGTGAAGGCGGGACGATTGTGCTCAAAGAGATCCTGCTACCGATGTTAAAATCCGGCAACCAGATCGCATTTGTCTCTCTTCTTGCCATTGTCGGTATAGCACTGTTTATTGGCGATGGTGTGATCACCCCGGCGATCAGTATGCTTTCTGCTGTGGAAGGTATCACCCTCATCCCTGGTTTGGAAAATACTCCCCAGATACTGCTGATGCTCATCGCGGGCATCATCGCGGTTGGTCTCTTTGCAATCCAGGCCCGGGGGAGCGAACGGGTGGCGTGGGCGTTCGGGCCGGTAATGGTCATCTGGTTTATTGCACTTGCCGGTGCTGGTCTTGCTGCCATCTGGTTCTCACCCCAGGTACTGCTTGCAATTAACCCGATGTATGGTATCAATTACTTAGCCACTCACGGGCTTGAAGGCTTTTTAATCCTGTCTTCTGTCATACTTGTAGCAACGGGGGGCGAAGCGCTGTATGCAGATATGGGACATCTGGGCAGGGAGCCGATTGTCAAGGCATGGTATCTTGTTTTTATTGCTCTGGTGATGAACTATCTTGGCCAGGGGGCATTTTTAATGACGCACCCCGGTGCTCACAACCTCCTCTTTGAGATGATCTTCTCGCAGTTCGAGATCCTGTACATCCCCTTTTTGATCCTGAGCATCGCAGCAACCATCATTGCATCGCAGGCCATGATCTCCGGGATCTTTTCTATTGTGTACCAGGGAATCACCACCCGTATCCTGCCGCTGTTACGGATTGAATATACTTCACCGCAACTCCGCTCCCAGATCTATATCGATATCGTAAACTGGGCATTGCTCTTTGCGGTTCTCTTTGTCATTGCGATCTTCAGGTCTTCCAACAACCTCACGCTTGCCTACGGTCTCGCGGTGTGTGGCACCATGACAATTACCGGTATCCTTATCGCGTGGATTCTCATCCTTCGCGGGGAGGTTGTCAAGTCTTTAGTTGCAGTGACCATCTTTGTCATTACGGTTGTATTCCTGATCTCCAACTTCCACAAGATTCCCTACGGGGGATACTGGTCCCTGCTGATCGCATTCATTCCATTCTGCATCATCATGATCTATGTGAACGGCCAGAAGAAACTCGCCGCTGCGTTAAGTCCGATTCCTCTGGATGATTTCTTAGTAAAATTCAATGAAGTCTACCCTTCAGTGAACAGGATCTCGGGTACTGCATTATTCTTTGCCAGGGACTTCCGGAAATTACCCCAGTATGTTCCCCGGATTATGTTTACCAATAATATCGTCTACGATGACAATATCATTATCTCGATCATACGTACGGAACAGCCGTTCGGGGTAACCTGGGGTGTCACCCGCGAGATCACCCGCGGCCTCTCGATCTTTGAAATATATCTTGGCTACATGGAGATTGTCGATATCGGCAATATTTTAAAAGAGGCAGAGATTGATGAGAAGACGATCTTCTATGGCATGGAAGATATCATTACGACCCATGTTGCCTGGCGTATTTTTGCGGCAATCAAACGCCTTTCTCCCTCTGTCGTGCAGTTCTACAAGCTGCCATCCGATAAGATTCACGGCGTAGTGACAAGAGTGGATATGTAATTTTCCTGATAAAAAAGGAATAATCTCTTTATCACGCCAGCACCAATATATCAGAGAGAGCGAGGGTTGCCGAGCCAGGTCAAAGGCGCTGGATTTAGGGTCCAGTCTTGCAGGAGTTCAGGGGTTCGAATCCCTTCCCTCGCATTTTATTACTCTTTTTGAATCTTTTTGGTACAATTACATGGAATGATTCCGGTCATACCGAACGCGGTCGTCTATTTTTTCTGTATCTTTAGTAGATCTCCACCATATCGTCACAGAACAAAATCTCATAGTGGCTATGTGCGGCATCTGAATTCCATCTGTTTCTTCGATTTTCTTTTCAGGAATCCCACAATCCTCCATATCATCTGATGTGGTTTGTTGTACGTGATTAATCAAAACGGGATTGAAAATGCATCGCTGGTCTAACATACCAGATGATGAATAGTGGGGTTACTTAGATCTGTAAATCTAGAAAGCAAAAAGCAAACAGGAAATTATTTAGTCAATTCCTAAGTTGAGAAAAATTCACCGACTGATTATCAGTGAAACTCCGGATATGAACCGGGCTAATTGGTATGCCCAAAAGAAAAAAGATTAGAATTTTTTATCTATGAGCATTTGCGTGGTGCCATCGCTGAAATAGCCGGTTAATATTACCCGTTTGCCTTTGATAGTGGCTGTAGTGGTATTAAACTTGCCGACTGCTATGGATGCTAATGGAAGTATTACTTGTTCCTCGCCGCCGTCTATAGAGACATTGACCTGAGTAAGAGAATTGAGATCAGGTCCTCCCGTAATAGTGGCAACCCCATAATTTGTTGCATTGCTCGTAAGAGTCATACCAACTGTCTTGGTGCTCTGGATGTTCCCTGCCATGCCGAACACGAATGCAGCGATAACCGCTGCGAGAATCACCGTGATTGCGACCATTAAGATCACACCAATGACCGGTGATACTGCTTCTTCATTTTTTTTGGTAAATGCCATAAGTTAAGACTCCTTAAACATGCCCCAAGAGGGACATGACAATGTGTAATTACGTTAATACCAATGTAAACATATAAGGATGTTGTTGATTATGTAATATCCAGCACTCACTTGATCTAATGAGTGATGAAACAGGTTGAAAGAGAAATCTTTTCGGAAACCGTACAATCTATCGTATGTTCTGATGTAGGTTATTGTACGGGGAACTAAACAGGATTGCGATCGAGTCTGCCTGATACCAAATTGTGTGGGGAATGTAAAACTGGCGATTCTAGAAAACAAAAAGCAAACAGGAAATTATTTAGTCAATTCCTAAGTTGAGAACAATTCACCGACTGGTTATCAGTGAAACTCCGGATATGAACCGGCTAATGAGTATGCCCAAAAGAAAAAAGATTAGAATTTTTTATCTATGAGCATTTGCGTGGTGCCATCGCTGAAATAGCCGGTTAATATTACCCGTTTGCCTTTGATAGTGGCTGTAGTGGTATTAAACTTGCCGACTGCTATGGATGCTAATGGAAGTATTACTTGTTCCTCGCCGCCGTCTATAGAGACATTGACCTGAGTAAGAGAATTGAGATCAGGTCCTCCCGTAATAGTGGCAACCCCATAATTTGTTGCATTGCTCGTAAGAGTCATACCAACTGTCTTGGTGCTCTGGATGTTCCCTGCCATGCCGAACACGAATGCAGCGATAACCGCTGCGAGAATCACCGTGATTGCGACCATTAAGATCACACCAATGACCGGTGATACTGCTTCTTCATTTTTTTTGGTAAATGCCATAAGTTAAGACTCCTTAAACATGCCCCAAAAGGGACACGACAATGTGTAATTACGTTAGTCCGCTTGTAAATATATAATAATATCATTTAAGGCTGTAAAAATCATATGAGCCGGATAAGGATTCCTCCAGTAACTCACAATGAATCCTGATTCGTGAAATGCTGATGTAAGATTTTCAGTCAGATGTTGATTGTTTTTCATCTAGATCATACTCAGAAACAATGAACTCGTAAATTAAGCTTTGATTAAATATTCAACTGATCCTTCTCTCTCTGCACGGAAATTTTCAATAGCAATCACGACAGTATCTAAAAAATGTGTCCGGATCAATCGTACCTTATTGAAACCTTTATGGTGAATTTTTATGGATCTTTTTTGCCACTTGAATTATACTATGGTTGACTGTAAAAAGGTTGCCGGAAATCTACTATTGCTCGCCATCGTATTATTGGAAAAAAAGAGTTTCATTCAATTTTACGGGCAGTATCCAGAAGTATTTCATGCGGAAGTCCGGCAAGCGCAACTGCCCCCAGTGCACCGATCACGCCATTTCCCCCAATCAGGGAAATGCCAAAACGCTCTGCTGTCGCTTCTGCAACCGTACGGGTAATCACCTGCTCACGCACAAGCCTGCCATATCCCCTCAGTGGTTCAGGAACGCCAAGCCCCGTGCGAAGTGCAATACCCCATTCCGGGGAAAGTGATTCATCAGCCACAAACCTCCTTACTTTATCGGCAAGTTCATCCAGCATATCGGGAACCACAGCCACTTCGATGAAACTTGCCGAGTTGCCCGCTGTTTTTACATATACATCCTGGTTAAGCATCACCACATGATGACTGATGGGCAGAACACCTTTTATCCGGGTCACATGCGAAAGAAGGGCAAGAGCGAGAGCGAATGTCGCGCCGCCCTCCTTTGAATCGGTGTCATCAATCCCGATTGTCACGTGGACCATTGCCTGTGTCCAGACCTCTCCTTCAACAATGTGACCTTCGTGATGAGTATCAACCCTTGTCACTCCTTCCGCCCGGGCCATCATATCGGACAGGGAATAAGCCGGTCCGCCAATGCACCGTATCTTCTGGATTATCGAATCATCTGTACGTTGAATGCCAATAACCCCCACGGCTGGAAGAGGCAACAGCCCGACTGGGACATCACGGTACCCGATGCGGGCACATTCCCTGAGCAGCGTGCCATCCCGCTGGACATGGGATAATACTCCTCCGGCAAGTGCGTGATGGTGCCCGCAGAACGCTGCACAGGCACCACTCATACAGTCATGATAAATTTCAACATTCTCCCCATCAACGGTGGTAAATATCCGACGGCAGGTACTGGAAGGTATCGCACTGAGCGCAGCATAGCGTGCTGCATTCCGTCCCCGTTTTTCCTCCCGAAGGAACACGCATCCCTCCCGGAGCAGTCGACTCACCCAGTCCTGTGCGGTGCTGCGGGGAATATTTGCTGCAGTATGGATATCAGTAACGGTAAAAAAACCCTTGTCGAGCGTGATCTGTCGCATCAGGCGCAGGTACTCACGCCGGTGCTCAAGAACGCCCGTCATAGCGGTCCTTAATGAACAGGAGGTCACCGATAATTGCACTTGCTGTCTCTATGGATCCTGCACCTCTGCCAATAAGCGTGATCTCTTTGGCCATATCGGTCTCAAGCGTCAGGGCATTTAATGTGCCATCAACAACGAGAGGATGGCTCTTTTCGATGATACGGGGAGATACACGAAGAATGTGCTTTCTGGGTATCGCTTCGGCAATAAGACGGATCGTGCATCCTTCATCTTCAGCAAGTCGCAGTGCATCTGGCGTTAAGAGATCGATGCCAGTGCAGTCCACATCGCTCAGCTTGACACCGTTTCCCCAGATCGTGTTTGCCAGGATAACCAGTTTGATCGCTGCATCGATACCCTTGACGTCATAGGTTGGATCCGCTTCAGCATACCCCATCTCCCGGGCTTCCATCAGGGCCTGATCATAGGTCAGTCCTTCAGCGGCCATCCGGGTAAGAATATAATTACAGGTGCCGTTGAGGACTCCGTAAAGTGCGAGGATCTCATTACCGGCAAGTCCCTGTTCTAATGTATGCATAATGGGAATCGCGCCGGCAACCGTTGCCTCATACCGGAGGGCCACACCATTTTTGTGCGCCATTGCACGAAGCTCTTTGTTCGCCAGTGCGATGGGACCCTTATTTGAAGTGACGACATGTTTTTTCCGGGCAAGGGCGGTTTTAATATAGCCAATCGAAGGTTCACCCGACAACGCATTTGTCGGAGTGACTTCGACAAGTGCATCATAATCTGCCTTTTCGATGATATCAATTGTCGAAAGATTTGGATCGCCGCAATGTCCGTTCTTTTTCTTATATGCAAGAAGGGAGGGAATATCTAGTCCCCCGTAGTCCATTGCCCCGCTTTTTGAATCGGCGAGTCCGGTAATCGTTAGTCCTAGATCTTTTTTGGTGATCATTTCTGCAACGCCACGTCCCACCGAACCAAGACCAATCAGAGCGATCTTCATGCGATCTCCTCCAGGGGTTCAATAAGGAGCAGCGATTTCTGCAGGGACACGCGTCGCAGGATGGCGAGTGCCGCTTCCATATCCTCTTTGGTTACCGATTTTATTGTCAGTCGTGACGATGATCGTTCTTTTACAGCAGGCATACTCATGGCAAGTTCACTTACTTCAGCAAACCCGGTGGAATCAATCTTGTCAACGGTGTCGGAAAGATCCGTATGCATGAGATGCCCAATCATGATGACCGTCCGCTTGTAGAGCAGGCGTTGTTCGCCAATGCGCTGTATGTGCACCCCCTGTTCCTTGAGAAGGACAACTAACTTTTCAAGCCGCTCTTCCGGTATTTCGAGCACAATCTGGACATCAAGAGTGTTATGATCCGAGTCCGTTTCGCGCTGGTGAATCACTGCAATAATATTTCCACCGACTTCGGATATGGGTTTTAATGCCGCAACCAACTGGCCCGGCGAATCCTTCATCTCAAGTTTCATGGAGACCTGCACAAAACCACCTGACCAGTAGTAGCACGGCTATTTAGATAAGTCTTTTATTTTGATTACCGGCCTAAAAACCTACAACCGTGAAATACATTGCAGATATGAAAACAGACAATAAAAACAAACGAGCAAAAAAGAATCAGAGCTTTCGTAATTTGTTATCGACCTTTTCAAAGAAATTTCGCCCGATATCAACAAACTTTGCCGGGTATGCCGCAGGTTTTACCTCAATGGTCATAGAGGTACCCAGTTCAATGGTCTGTTGACCGTCAATAACAAGATTTGCCGGTTTTGTGCTTTCAAGTCTCACTTCAAGACGCCGGTTACTGCTGATAATGTGGGGACGCGACGAAAGGAGGTAGGGGGCGAGCGGGACCAGGATAAAGCCTTGTATCCTCGGATCGACAATAGGTCCGCCAGCGCTCATGGCATATGCAGTGGATCCGGTTGGAGTGCTGATGAGAAGTCCGTCAGCCCGGAACTGCTCAGTTGTGATACCATCAACAATGATTGAAAAACGCAGCATCTTTGCCGGACGTGTTGTTACGATCAAAGCTTCGTTGAGTGCGGTTCCCAGACTAATGCCCTCTTTTAAGAGCGTGATCCGCATCCGTTCTTCAACAGAAAATCCCCGGGAAAGAGTTCTCACAAAATCTATAGCCTCAGCAGGATCAAGATCTGCTAAAAATCCCACTTCCCCCCGGTTGATACCGATCACCGGAACCGGATGCCGCATCTGCTGGATTGTGCGGAGGATCGTACCATCTCCGCCAACAACCACAACGACATCGGCAGTGGTATCAGCTAACGGTAATCCGGTTTCACCAAGAATTGCCGCAGTATCGTCATCAAAATAAACCTCTACCCCATCTTGTTCCAGTACAGCCTTGACATTCCGGGAATAGGCAATTGCATCCGGATTATCGATCCG from Methanoregula sp. harbors:
- a CDS encoding sugar-specific transcriptional regulator TrmB — protein: MTGVLEHRREYLRLMRQITLDKGFFTVTDIHTAANIPRSTAQDWVSRLLREGCVFLREEKRGRNAARYAALSAIPSSTCRRIFTTVDGENVEIYHDCMSGACAAFCGHHHALAGGVLSHVQRDGTLLRECARIGYRDVPVGLLPLPAVGVIGIQRTDDSIIQKIRCIGGPAYSLSDMMARAEGVTRVDTHHEGHIVEGEVWTQAMVHVTIGIDDTDSKEGGATFALALALLSHVTRIKGVLPISHHVVMLNQDVYVKTAGNSASFIEVAVVPDMLDELADKVRRFVADESLSPEWGIALRTGLGVPEPLRGYGRLVREQVITRTVAEATAERFGISLIGGNGVIGALGAVALAGLPHEILLDTARKIE
- a CDS encoding KUP/HAK/KT family potassium transporter is translated as MASTSFSMHGVVKSLGLVFGDIGTSPIYALTAIFFLIPPTPQNIMGILSLIIWTLITLVTVQYTYLAMHLGKKGEGGTIVLKEILLPMLKSGNQIAFVSLLAIVGIALFIGDGVITPAISMLSAVEGITLIPGLENTPQILLMLIAGIIAVGLFAIQARGSERVAWAFGPVMVIWFIALAGAGLAAIWFSPQVLLAINPMYGINYLATHGLEGFLILSSVILVATGGEALYADMGHLGREPIVKAWYLVFIALVMNYLGQGAFLMTHPGAHNLLFEMIFSQFEILYIPFLILSIAATIIASQAMISGIFSIVYQGITTRILPLLRIEYTSPQLRSQIYIDIVNWALLFAVLFVIAIFRSSNNLTLAYGLAVCGTMTITGILIAWILILRGEVVKSLVAVTIFVITVVFLISNFHKIPYGGYWSLLIAFIPFCIIMIYVNGQKKLAAALSPIPLDDFLVKFNEVYPSVNRISGTALFFARDFRKLPQYVPRIMFTNNIVYDDNIIISIIRTEQPFGVTWGVTREITRGLSIFEIYLGYMEIVDIGNILKEAEIDEKTIFYGMEDIITTHVAWRIFAAIKRLSPSVVQFYKLPSDKIHGVVTRVDM
- a CDS encoding homoserine dehydrogenase; this translates as MKIALIGLGSVGRGVAEMITKKDLGLTITGLADSKSGAMDYGGLDIPSLLAYKKKNGHCGDPNLSTIDIIEKADYDALVEVTPTNALSGEPSIGYIKTALARKKHVVTSNKGPIALANKELRAMAHKNGVALRYEATVAGAIPIMHTLEQGLAGNEILALYGVLNGTCNYILTRMAAEGLTYDQALMEAREMGYAEADPTYDVKGIDAAIKLVILANTIWGNGVKLSDVDCTGIDLLTPDALRLAEDEGCTIRLIAEAIPRKHILRVSPRIIEKSHPLVVDGTLNALTLETDMAKEITLIGRGAGSIETASAIIGDLLFIKDRYDGRS
- a CDS encoding NAD(+)/NADH kinase; its protein translation is MRLLLVSRIDNPDAIAYSRNVKAVLEQDGVEVYFDDDTAAILGETGLPLADTTADVVVVVGGDGTILRTIQQMRHPVPVIGINRGEVGFLADLDPAEAIDFVRTLSRGFSVEERMRITLLKEGISLGTALNEALIVTTRPAKMLRFSIIVDGITTEQFRADGLLISTPTGSTAYAMSAGGPIVDPRIQGFILVPLAPYLLSSRPHIISSNRRLEVRLESTKPANLVIDGQQTIELGTSMTIEVKPAAYPAKFVDIGRNFFEKVDNKLRKL
- a CDS encoding type IV pilin N-terminal domain-containing protein, whose translation is MAFTKKNEEAVSPVIGVILMVAITVILAAVIAAFVFGMAGNIQSTKTVGMTLTSNATNYGVATITGGPDLNSLTQVNVSIDGGEEQVILPLASIAVGKFNTTTATIKGKRVILTGYFSDGTTQMLIDKKF
- a CDS encoding AI-2E family transporter, whose translation is MIRIRADQFPSILLIVLIIVAFVVFWSIMDMVLLGASLAIVLIPLHNRLSFHVRPWISALVMTLAVLGVFCIMGLITLAIFSANATTLSQMFITIGNWLNNPLTNPMAYGIPLSKTTLSVLLQEGTELFVDYNKTLITYLPVILFKMFVFFFTLFMLFLRGEELRIKIIEHVPGPLKKYINRLSDATGDTLYAIYYVQIVIAVLTFFIAIPVFYLLGYGDIIFYSYFAAFCELIPIIGSSVAFVLIGAYALSIGDTRGVLILFFLGYLIVSLVPEVYVRPVLVGRRVKIHPVIMFIGIIGGLLTMGLAGFVLGPLIIVLLITSYRMYTEERKERGLSSFADDP
- a CDS encoding amino acid-binding protein, which encodes MKLEMKDSPGQLVAALKPISEVGGNIIAVIHQRETDSDHNTLDVQIVLEIPEERLEKLVVLLKEQGVHIQRIGEQRLLYKRTVIMIGHLMHTDLSDTVDKIDSTGFAEVSELAMSMPAVKERSSSRLTIKSVTKEDMEAALAILRRVSLQKSLLLIEPLEEIA